The DNA window GAAGGTGCACGGCATCCGGTCGGCGTTCCTCACCGGCCTCACCGAGGAGGAGTACACCGGCACGGTGCGCGCGCTCCGGCGGATGGCCGCCAACCTGGAGGCCCGGCAGGCGAGCTGACCGTCCGGCCGGGGCCTCCAGGCCGGCGTCACAGCAGGCGGCGCTGGACGACGTCGGCGACGACGGCCCGTACGACCTTCTCGACGGCCTCCGCGTCCGGCGGGGCGCTGTCGCGGTCGGCGAAGAGCAGGTGCCCCGCGCCGACGAGGGAGAGCGCGAGCGCGTCCACGTCGGCGTCGGCGGCGATCCGCCCCATGGCGCGCTCCTCGCCGAGGTAGCCGCCGATCATGGCGGCGGCCTCGGCGAGGACCGGGATCCCGGCCCCAGGGCGGTCCTGGCGCAGGCGGGCGCGCAGCTCGTCGCGGAAGACGACGAGGCCGACGATGGACACCGCGACCGGGTCGAACAGGTGGATCAGCGCGGCGGCGAGGTTGCCCGCGACGGCGCCGTGCCCGGCGGACGCCCTCAGGTCGCCGGCCTCGGCGGCGACCCGGCGCACGCGCTCGCGCACCAGGCCGGCGAGGAAGTCGTCGAAGTCGGCGAAGTGCCGGTGCAGGACGCCCTTGGCGACGCCGGCCTCGTCCGTGACGGCGCGGCTGGTCAGCCCGGTCGCGCCGGCCCTGATCAGGACCCGCTCCGCGGCGTCGAACAACTGCTGCCGCACATCGCGGAGCGCCACTCCCGTCGGCATCGCCTGTTCTCCCTCTCGCACGCTTGGCAAGTGGGCACGTGCCCACTATGGTGGGCGTATGCCCACTCCACCCCACAGGGCCCGGCGGATGGCCGAGTCGTTCGGCGTGGACGCCGAACGCTACGACCGCGCCCGCCCCGCCTATCCGGATGCCCTGATCCAGCGGATCATAGCCGCGAGCCCCGGCCCCGGCGTCCTCGACGTCGGCTGCGGCACCGGCATCGAGGCCCGGCAGTTCCTCGCGGCCGGCGGCACGGTGCTCGGCGTCGAGCCGGACGCGCGGATGGCCGCCTTCGCCCGCCGCACCGGCGTCGAGGTCGAGGTGGCGACGTTCGAGGACTGGGACGCCGCGGGGCGGACGTTCGACGCGGTCGTGGCCGGCCAGTCCTGGCACTGGGTGGACCCCGTCGCGGGCCCGGCCAAGGCGGCCCGGGTGCTGCGCCCCGGAGGGCTGCTCGCCGCGTTCGCCCACGTGTACGACGCTCCGCCGCCGATCGCCGAGGCGTTCGCCGGCGCGCTGCGCCGCGTGCTGCCCGGCTCGCCGGTCCTCGCCGCCCCGCCGGAGCCCGCCCAGGACGTCTACCGGCAGATGTTCGAGACGTTCGCCGACGGCATCAGGCGGTCGGGCGCGTTCGGCGAGCCGGAGCAGTGGCGCTTCGACGAGGAACGCCACTACACCCGGGCGGAATGGCTCGACCTGCTGCCCACCACCGGCGGCCTCACCCGGCTCCGGCCGGACGAGCTGGCCGAGGTGCTGGAGGCCGTCGGAGCCGCCGTGGACGCGGCCGGAGGCGGCTTCACCACGGGCTTCACCACGCTGGCGGTCGTCGCGGCACTCCGGTCGTGAAGCGGCGACCTGCGCGTTTGCTGTGCGCATCCTGGCAGCTTCGACCTGCGAAGACGTGCCGGGCACCGACCGGACGGCCGGGTTCTCTCCCAGGTAGGCGTCCTAGGGTGAGGCCGGTCCCGTCCGGCGACCAAGGAGCACCCACGCGCATGTCCGTCTCTTCTCTCGGAACCACTGTCGGCGACGACGTGCGACGGGTGCGCGGCAACGACTACCGGGTGCTCCGGCCGCCCGGCGACTTCGTGCCCGAGCTGCGGGTGAGCGTGATCGTCCCCGCCTACGGCGCGCAGCACAAGCTGGACCTGGTGCTGCAGGGGCTGGCGCGGCAGACGTACCCGGCGGAGCTGACGGAGATCATCGTCGTGGACAACGGCAGCTCGCCGCCGCTGCGCCTGCCCGAGGGCTCGGCCGCCCGGCTGATCGGCTGCGACCGTCCGGGCCGGGCCGCCGCCCGCAACGCCGGCCTCGCCGAGGCCGAGGGCGACGTCATCCACTGGCTCGACTCCGACGTGGTGCTCACCCCGGGCGCGATCGAGGCGCACATGCGCTGGCACCACGCCGCCCCCTACCTCTCCGTGACCGGGTACATCCGCTTCACCTCCGCGCCGCTGCCCGACACGCTGCCGGAGGACCTGGAGGCGGCGTTCGAGCCCGCCCTGCCGCACGCCTGGCTCGTCGGGCTGGTCGAGCGCACCGACGGCCTCACCGCCAACCCGGCTCGGCCGTTCAGCCTGCACGTGGGCGGCGCCACGTCGGTCAGCGCCCGCCTGGTCGAGGCGGCCGGCCCGATGGACGAGGACCTCGTCGTCGGCCAGGACACCGAGATGGGCTACCGCCTGGCGCAGGCGGGGGCGGTGTTCGTGCCCGAGCCGCGGGCCCGCGCCTACCACCTCGGCCCGACCATGCGCATGCGCGAGCAGCGGCGCGTCGACCGGGTCAGCCACGCCTTCGTCGCCGACCGCATCCCCGCCTACCAGTGGCTGCGCACGCATCCGGCGCGGCGGTGGAAGGTTCCCTACGTGACCGCCGTGCTGGACGGCACGGCCGGTTACGAGGCCGTCCGGACGACCGTGGACGCCCTGCTCGCCTCCACGGTCGCGGACCTGTCGGTGGTGCTGGCCGGCCCCTGGGACACCCTCGGCCGCGACCGCCGCGCCCCGCTCAAGGACCCCGCCCTGGACCTGGTCCTGGTGCACGGCCACTACGAGCACGAGCCACGGGTACGCCTGGCGACCGCCGGGGAGGTCGACCCGTCCGTCCCGTTCGTGCTGCGCCTGCCCGCCGGATGGGCGCCGGGCGAGGACGGCGTGGCGCGGCTGCTCGACCTGGCCCGCGCCGAGGGACTCGGCCTGGTCAGGGTGCTGCTGCGGGACTCGCCCGAGGGCGCCGTCACGGCCCGGCTGGAACGGGTGTCCGCCTTCGCCCGCGCCCGGCTCGTGGCGCGGCCAGGCGAGGACCTGGACGACGCCGTGGCGGACGTCTCCGGCGTGCGCCAGGTGGCGGGCGAGGCGTACGGGTTCGGCGAGGGACCGGCCGAGCCGCTGGGGCGGCGGGCGGCGTACCAGGCCAGGGTGCGGGCCGAGGCGGAGGCGGCCCGGCTGGCCGGCGAGGCCGGACGGCTGCGCGCCCAGGTCGCCAAGTGGCGTGACGAAGCGGCGCGCTGGCGCAGGAGCACCGTCGAGCTGCGCAGGGAGATCAGCACGCTGCGCCGCGAGCTGCACGCGGCACAGCGGGACCGGCAGCGGGCCCAGCAGCGCGGCATGCGCGCCATCCTGTCGAGACGCATGCGCCGCGCCCTGGGCCGCAGATCACGCGGCTGACCTCCGCTCAGCCGTTCCTCTCAGCAGTCGCCGGCCGCGCGGGCGTAGTCGGCCGCTCCTCCGGCGAAGTCGTACATGACGACCGGGTCGTCGCCCACCACCCAGGCGTCATGCCCGGGCGAGCAGACGAAGACCTCGCCCGGCCCGGCCTCGGCCTCCGCCCCGTCGTCCATGCGCATGCGCAGCCGCCCCGACACCACGAACCCGTGGTGCCGGACCTGGCAGGAGCTGGTCCCCGCGATCGGCTTGACCGACTCCGACCAGCGCCAGCCCGGCTCGAACGTGGCAACGCCGAAGCTCAGCCCGGACAGGTTGCACACTTCCAGATGCCCCTTCGGGAAGTCACGGCGCTCGTCCGGCTTCTCGATGCTCTTGACCTCGATCACGACGCCTCCTTCCGTCAGCTCCAGTCTTCCACCGCGAAACCCCTATTCGGGGAAGGACCTGGGCAAATGGGAGTCACATGCGGGCCTCGCGGCGCAGCAGCGCCGCCAGCGCCTCCGGGTCGGCCCCTGCGACGCCCTTGGCGGCGAACCAGGTGGCCATGTTGCGCGCGTCGCGGTCCAGGAACGACGGCCCGGCCGGATGCGCGACCACGTCCACGATCTGGGGCAGGTCGATGATCACCAGCCTGCCGTCGCGGACCAGCACGTTGTACGGGGACAGGTCGCCGTGCGCCAGCCCCTCCCCCGCCAGCGTCACCATCGCCTCGACGAGCTGTTTCCACAGGTCCTCGAGGCCGTCGGAGACCTGGGCCAGGCGCGGCGCCGCGTAGCCGCCGGGCGTCCCGACGAACTCCTGGAGGATCTCCGTACCGAGGATCTGCACCGGGTACGGCACCGGCACCCCCAGCTCCCACAGCCGGCACAGCGCCCCGAACTCCGCCACCGCCCACTGCGTCGCGATCATCTGCTTGCCGAAGGCGGTGCGGTTGGCCATGGCGCGGTTCGTGCGGCTCTCGCGGGTCGCGCGGCCCTCCAGGTAGCCGGAGTCGCGGTGGAACAGCCGGTGGTCGGCAGAACGGTAGCGTTTGGCCGCGAGCAGGCAGACCCGGTCGGTGCCGGGCACGCCCCGCGAGATCAGGTGGACGTCGGCCTCCTTGCCGGTCTTGAGCACGCCGTGCTCGGTGTCGACGGCGGCCAGCTCGGTGACCAGCCAGCCGGGGTACGGGCGCGGGCCCTTCTCCGTGGGCGTGCTCTGGTCCCAGGTGGACCAGCGGTCGCCCTCGGGAGGGCCGTCGTCGGACGCCGTCTCGGGCGTGCTCTCCAGCCAGGCGATGTCGTCGGCGTCGAGGGCGTGCTTGCCACGGCGGCGGTGTTGCGAGTGCTTCGGCACGGTGGGAATGCTCCAGAGGTGAGGCCCACCGGGGTGCCGATCGGTTCAGGTCAGCGGCGGACGCCCGGCGGGAAGGTGTGGGGACGCGGAAAACGGCACGCGAACAGTCGTCGTCACGGTCTCACCCTCCCTCCGGCAGGCGCTCGGCTTCCGCCCGAGTATGGCGGAGCCGTCCGTCCCGGGGCAACGCGTTTGCCGGGGGCCGGGGATCATGGGCGCGGCAGGTGGCGTACGCGGGCGGCCTCCCTGGTGAGGTGGTCGCGCTCCGGCACGCTGGTGGCGACGCGGGCGGCCTCGGCGTACAGGTCGGCGGCGCGCTCCAGGTCGCCGGCCCGCTCGTGCAGGTACGCCGCCGCAGCGGTGTGACGGGGCAGCTCGGCGGGCACCTCGGCGAGCGCCGCCAGCCCGGCCCGCGGCCCGTAGGCCTCCCCGACCGCGACCGCGCGGTTGAGCCGCACCACCGGGCTGCCCGTCAGGCGCAGCAGCTCGTCGTACCACTCCACGATCTGCGGCCAGTCCGTCTCGGCGGTGCTGGGGGCGTCGGCGTGCAGGGCGGCGATCGCGGCCTGCGCCTGGTACTCGCCCAGCTGGTCGCGGGCCAGCGCCGCCCGCAGGATCGTCACCCCTTCGGCGATGAGCCGGGTGTCCCAGAGCGAGCGGTCCTGCGCGGCGAGCGGCACCAGCCGCCCTCCGGGACCGGTGCGGGACGCCCGCCGCGCGTGGTGCAGCAGCATGAGCGCGAGCAGCCCCGCCACCTCGGGCTCGGCGGTCAGGGCGGCGAGCTGGCGGGTGAGCCGGATCGCCTCGGCCGCCAGGTCGACGTCGCCGCCGTACCCCTCGTTGAAGACGAGGTAGAGCACGCGGAGAACGGTCGCGAGATCGCCCGGCCGGTCGAGCGGCAGCCCCGCGAGCCGCCGCTTGGCCCGGCTGATGCGCTGCGCCATGGTCGCCTCGGGCACCAGGTACGCCGCCGCGATCTGCCGCGTCGTCAGGCCGCCGACCGCGCGCAGCGTGAGCGCGACGGCCGAGCCCTGCGGCAGGACGGGGTGCGCGCACAGGAAGTAGAGCCGCAGCGTGTCGTCGGTGGCGGGCGCCGGGGCCGGGGGCGGCTCGGCGTCCAAGGCGAGCTCCCGCCCCCGGCGCGACGCCTCGGCGCGGGCGGCGTCGAGGAACTTGCGCCAGGCCACCGCGACGAGCCACGCCTTCGGCTCGCGGGGCGGGTCGTCCGGCCAGGTGTCGAGGGCCCGGATCAACGCCTCCTGGACGGCGTCCTCGGCCGCGGAGAAGTCGGCTCCGCGCCGGACGAGGACGCCGATCACCGCGGGCACGAGCTCCCGCAGCAGTGACTCGTTCACGCGGCCGATTCTCCCTCGTCCTCCCGTGGCCGCCCGCCGCCACCCGCGAGCTGGTCGTGCAGGCGGGCGCAGGCGCGGGCGAACCGGCTCCCGCCGCCCGCCTTCACGTACGCCGACACCTCGGGGATCGCGCCGCGGGCTCCCGCCCAGGCGGCCACGTCCGCCGCCAGGGTCACGGCCTCGGTGTGCGCGACCCGCGGCCGTTCGCCGGGGGCGGGCAGCAGCGCGGGCAGCAGGCGGGTGAGCAGCCGCCAGACGGCTTCGTGCGCGCCCTGCCGCGCGGCGTCGGCGAGCACGCCGACGATCGGCCGCTCCTGGTAGTGCGGCGTGCGCCGGAGCAGCAGCGCCACCTGCGCGCCCACGTCCTCGGCCGGCAGGTCGCCCCTGGCGGCCATGCGCACCAGCAGCGCCGCCGCCTCCGGATCCGCCCTGGCGACCTGGAAGGCCAGGAGGAGCGCCATCGCCTCCCCGGCGGGCCCGTCGGCGTCGGCCAGCTCCCGCACCCATGGGGCGGCCACCCCCGGATGGGTGAGGTCGGGCAGGTAGTCGGCGGCGACGATCTCGCGGTGCGAGGGCAGGAGCGCCGGCCACCAGTTCATGGCGCCGCGGGACTGGAACCAGCTCCAGCGGGCCCGCGGGGCGAGCAGCTCGTCGAGGGCTTCGAGGCCGGTCGGCTCGGCGCGCAGCTCCGGCCGCAGCCGGATCTGGTAGGGCCGGCCCGCCGGCTCGTGCTCGTCGAAGAAGCGGTCGGTGGCGCCGTCGAGGTAGGACCACCGCACGCGCGTCTCCGGGTCGCGCGGCCCGCCCCCGGCCAGCCAGCGCGCGGCCGTCGCGGCGGCCGGCGAGCCGATCCGCGCGGCGTGCCCGGCCGCCTCGGGGTGGCG is part of the Nonomuraea coxensis DSM 45129 genome and encodes:
- a CDS encoding class I SAM-dependent methyltransferase, producing MPTPPHRARRMAESFGVDAERYDRARPAYPDALIQRIIAASPGPGVLDVGCGTGIEARQFLAAGGTVLGVEPDARMAAFARRTGVEVEVATFEDWDAAGRTFDAVVAGQSWHWVDPVAGPAKAARVLRPGGLLAAFAHVYDAPPPIAEAFAGALRRVLPGSPVLAAPPEPAQDVYRQMFETFADGIRRSGAFGEPEQWRFDEERHYTRAEWLDLLPTTGGLTRLRPDELAEVLEAVGAAVDAAGGGFTTGFTTLAVVAALRS
- a CDS encoding TetR/AcrR family transcriptional regulator, whose translation is MPTGVALRDVRQQLFDAAERVLIRAGATGLTSRAVTDEAGVAKGVLHRHFADFDDFLAGLVRERVRRVAAEAGDLRASAGHGAVAGNLAAALIHLFDPVAVSIVGLVVFRDELRARLRQDRPGAGIPVLAEAAAMIGGYLGEERAMGRIAADADVDALALSLVGAGHLLFADRDSAPPDAEAVEKVVRAVVADVVQRRLL
- a CDS encoding RNA polymerase sigma factor; translation: MNESLLRELVPAVIGVLVRRGADFSAAEDAVQEALIRALDTWPDDPPREPKAWLVAVAWRKFLDAARAEASRRGRELALDAEPPPAPAPATDDTLRLYFLCAHPVLPQGSAVALTLRAVGGLTTRQIAAAYLVPEATMAQRISRAKRRLAGLPLDRPGDLATVLRVLYLVFNEGYGGDVDLAAEAIRLTRQLAALTAEPEVAGLLALMLLHHARRASRTGPGGRLVPLAAQDRSLWDTRLIAEGVTILRAALARDQLGEYQAQAAIAALHADAPSTAETDWPQIVEWYDELLRLTGSPVVRLNRAVAVGEAYGPRAGLAALAEVPAELPRHTAAAAYLHERAGDLERAADLYAEAARVATSVPERDHLTREAARVRHLPRP
- a CDS encoding serine protein kinase RIO — encoded protein: MPKHSQHRRRGKHALDADDIAWLESTPETASDDGPPEGDRWSTWDQSTPTEKGPRPYPGWLVTELAAVDTEHGVLKTGKEADVHLISRGVPGTDRVCLLAAKRYRSADHRLFHRDSGYLEGRATRESRTNRAMANRTAFGKQMIATQWAVAEFGALCRLWELGVPVPYPVQILGTEILQEFVGTPGGYAAPRLAQVSDGLEDLWKQLVEAMVTLAGEGLAHGDLSPYNVLVRDGRLVIIDLPQIVDVVAHPAGPSFLDRDARNMATWFAAKGVAGADPEALAALLRREARM
- a CDS encoding glycosyltransferase family 2 protein; translated protein: MSVSSLGTTVGDDVRRVRGNDYRVLRPPGDFVPELRVSVIVPAYGAQHKLDLVLQGLARQTYPAELTEIIVVDNGSSPPLRLPEGSAARLIGCDRPGRAAARNAGLAEAEGDVIHWLDSDVVLTPGAIEAHMRWHHAAPYLSVTGYIRFTSAPLPDTLPEDLEAAFEPALPHAWLVGLVERTDGLTANPARPFSLHVGGATSVSARLVEAAGPMDEDLVVGQDTEMGYRLAQAGAVFVPEPRARAYHLGPTMRMREQRRVDRVSHAFVADRIPAYQWLRTHPARRWKVPYVTAVLDGTAGYEAVRTTVDALLASTVADLSVVLAGPWDTLGRDRRAPLKDPALDLVLVHGHYEHEPRVRLATAGEVDPSVPFVLRLPAGWAPGEDGVARLLDLARAEGLGLVRVLLRDSPEGAVTARLERVSAFARARLVARPGEDLDDAVADVSGVRQVAGEAYGFGEGPAEPLGRRAAYQARVRAEAEAARLAGEAGRLRAQVAKWRDEAARWRRSTVELRREISTLRRELHAAQRDRQRAQQRGMRAILSRRMRRALGRRSRG
- a CDS encoding cupin domain-containing protein, producing the protein MIEVKSIEKPDERRDFPKGHLEVCNLSGLSFGVATFEPGWRWSESVKPIAGTSSCQVRHHGFVVSGRLRMRMDDGAEAEAGPGEVFVCSPGHDAWVVGDDPVVMYDFAGGAADYARAAGDC